A region of Macaca thibetana thibetana isolate TM-01 chromosome 20, ASM2454274v1, whole genome shotgun sequence DNA encodes the following proteins:
- the MLYCD gene encoding malonyl-CoA decarboxylase, mitochondrial, with amino-acid sequence MRGLGPGLTARRLLPLRFTPRPPGPRLASGQATGALERAMDELLRRAVPPTPAYELREKTPAPAEGQCADFVSFYGGLAETAERAELLGRLARGFGVDHGQVAEQSAGVLQLRQQQREAAVLLQAEDRLRYALVPRYRGLFHHISKLDGGVRFLVQLRADLLEAQALKLVEGPDVREMNGVLKGMLSEWFSSGFLNLERVTWHSPCEVLQKISEAEAVHPVKNWMDMKRRVGPYRRCYFFSHCSTPGEPLVVLHVALTGDISSNIQAIVKECPPSETEEKNRIAAAIFYSISLTQQGLQGVELGTFLIKRVVKELQREFPHLGVFSSLSPIPGFTKWLLGLLNSQVKDHGRNELFTDSECKEISEITGGPTNETLKLLLSSSEWVQSETLVRALQTPLMRLCAWYLYGEKHRGYALNPVANFHLQNGAVLWRINWMADVSLKGITGSCGLMANYRYFLEETGPNSTSYLSSKNIKASEQVLSLVAQFQKNSKL; translated from the exons ATGCGAGGCCTCGGGCCAGGCTTGACGGCCAGGCGTCTCCTCCCGCTGCGGTTTACCCCGCGGCCGCCCGGGCCCCGGCTGGCTAGCGGGCAGGCGACTGGCGCCCTGGAGCGGGCCATGGACGAGCTGCTGCGCCGCGCGGTGCCGCCGACACCGGCCTACGAGCTGCGCGAGAAAACACCGGCGCCCGCCGAGGGTCAGTGCGCGGACTTCGTGAGCTTCTACGGCGGGCTGGCCGAGACAGCCGAGCGGGCCGAGCTGCTGGGCCGCCTGGCGCGGGGCTTCGGCGTGGACCACGGCCAGGTGGCGGAGCAGAGCGCCGGCGTGCTCCAGCTGCGCCAGCAGCAGCGGGAGGCGGCGGTGCTGCTGCAGGCCGAGGACCGGCTGCGCTACGCGCTGGTGCCGCGCTACCGCGGCCTCTTCCACCACATCAGCAAGCTGGACGGCGGCGTGCGCTTCCTGGTGCAGCTGCGGGCCGACCTGCTCGAGGCTCAGGCCCTCAAGCTGGTGGAGGGGCCGGACGTCCGG GAAATGAATGGCGTGCTGAAAGGAATGCTCTCAGAATGGTTTTCCTCCGGGTTCCTGAACCTAGAACGGGTCACCTGGCATTCACCGTGTGAAGTGCTTCAGAAAATTAGTGA GGCTGAGGCTGTGCATCCTGTAAAAAACTGGATGGACATGAAGCGCCGCGTTGGGCCCTACAGAAGATGTTACTTCttttctcactgttcaactcctgGGGAGCCCCTGGTTGTTTTGCATGTGGCACTGACTGGTGACATCTCCAGCAACATCCAG GCAATCGTGAAGGAATGTCCTCCATCAGAAACGGAAGAGAAGAACAGAATTGCTGCTGCGATCTTTTATTCCATCAGTTTGACCCAGCAGGGACTCCAAGGGGTGGAGCTGGGAACATTCCTCATAAAGCGAGTCGTCAAGGAGTTGCAG CGAGAGTTTCCTCACCTTGGAGTGTTTTCGAGTCTGTCACCTATACCTGGATTCACCAAATGGCTTCTGGGGCTTCTGAACTCGCAAGTGAAGGATCACGGGAGGAATGAACTCTTCACAGATTCGGAGTGTAAGGAAATCTCGGAGATCACAGGTGGCCCCACTAACGAGACCCTCAAGCTCCTCCTCAGCAGCAGCGAGTGGGTGCAGTCGGAGACCCTGGTGCGGGCGCTGCAGACTCCGCTCATGAGGCTGTGCGCCTGGTACCTGTATGGAGAGAAGCACCGCGGCTACGCGCTGAACCCCGTGGCCAACTTCCACCTGCAGAACGGGGCGGTGCTGTGGCGCATCAACTGGATGGCGGATGTGAGCCTCAAAGGCATCACCGGCTCCTGCGGCCTCATGGCCAACTACCGCTACTTCCTGGAGGAGACGGGCCCCAACAGcacctcctacctcagctccaAGAACATCAAAGCCTCTGAGCAGGTGCTCAGCCTAGTGGCCCAGTTTCAGAAGAACAGCAAGCTCTGA